In Phycisphaerae bacterium RAS1, the genomic window CACTTCGACGATATTCTGCGCCGCCAACCGCTGGAACTCGTCGATCGCGACGAACACCTGCCGCGCCGTGCCCTCCTTCTTGCGCTCGGCGGCGGTTTCCATCAGCGCGAATACAACCAGCTTGCCGATGACCTTGGCATCAATCGACTGCGATCGCGAGTTCAGATGCACGTACAGCACTTCGCCATTCTCATAGAACCGGTCAAGATCAACGAGCTCGTCCCCGGCGGTGTTTTCCTCGGCGCTCACCAGGTGGAACGAGTACTGCAACGGCGCCAACGCGCTGTACAAGCCGCGCGCATCCTTGTTCTTTTTTGAGCCGCGCGTATCACGGTCCACGTACTCGATCAGCTGGCGGAGCGTCTCCGGTCTGTCGTTGTAGAGCGTCTTCAGCAACTGCGTGTGCTGCTCGGCGGTGAAGAAGTCGGAGCCGTATCCTTCCTTGTAGATGAGCGAGAGCGCCTTCAGGATGGTCTCAGCCTTCTTGAGCGGATAGTGAATCGACCGAAGGCAGTAGAGTGGGTCGAACCGCAGGCTCTCATAGTCCGGGTCGTTCGAGAAGAACCTCAGCGTCTGGTTCCTTTCCGCCGCGATGTGGCTGGCCAGGCTGCGCAGATAGTTGTCACCGCCCTCCTTCAGGTCGATGATCAGAAGGGGCGGCGGCGGGTGATTCCGCCCGTCCTTGTCGGTGTGCTCCTCGGCGAGTTGCACCAGAAGCTGCGCCAGCGCCTGCGATGTCTTCCCGGTCCCCGGCAACCCGAGAATGTAGGAATGATGTCGAAAGACGTCGCGCGGCACAAAAATCGGCCAGCGCGCTTCGGGTTTCGGGCCGTCGAGACGGTACTGCAATCCGACGAACACTTCGCCTCCCCACGGCGCGGGTGAACGGCGCCGCAGACTCTGATAGCGGCGCCATTCCGGTTCGGGGTCGTTCGGGCACAGCTCGTTGACGCGCTTGCGCTGGAGTATGTTCCACCACAGCGCAGCCGGGATTTCATTCCAGACCTGCTCGAACGTGATCGGCTCGACCGGTTGCAGCAGCTCAATCGGCGGGCGCGTCGTCGGCCCGGTCGGCGCGAGCGCCCCCAGCGCCGGACCGGCGGTCTGCTCGACGAAGGCCTGGACACCAGTCAGGTCAAGCGGCTTTGAATTCTTGGGCGAGCGCACCCAGGGCCTCCTCCAGATTGGGAATCATCGGAACCAGTTCGACGCGGACGGGCGCGACTTCCCGTAGCAGACGCCGGTCGTGCTCGTCGAGTTGGGCTTCTTCCAGCACCGCTTTGAAATCAGCTTCGCGGTTGGGCCGCTCGACCAGAATCGTATGCACATAGCGGCCGTGCCGAATCCACGGGGATAGCTCCTTCACAGCCAGCGCGTCCCGCAGGTGGCTCCGGGTTTGCGTCAGCATGTCGTCGATCGAGGTCGTCACACCCGGCGCGTAGATGTGATGGACGCACTTCGCGTGTGCCCCGCTCTCAAGACAGTGGTACCGCCCGATCTTCGCCTTCGCCGGCGTGCTCAACAGTTCGTCGCGCTCCTTGGGCAGCAGGAAGACACGCGAGCGTTGCTTGAGAAAGCAAAACGAGAGAATCGCCACGCTCGTTTCCAGCGCCTCACTGCCCAGATTGTCAGCGACTCGCCGTCGGGCGTCGATGGCCGCGCCGCCCTTGCTCGTGAGCTTGTAGGCACGGCGGTTGCCGCCAAATCCCGGCTGCGTGTCCACGAGTTCCTCGTCCTTGAGGCGATTGAGCACCTTCTGCGGACTGCCGCCGTCGAAGAAGAGGGCGCCAAGGATTTCCTGAAACGTGAGCCGATAGCGGCCGATATGCTCCAGGATCTGCCGGTCGAGGCCTTGCCGTTCACCAGATTTCATAGGGCAGACCCTCGCGC contains:
- a CDS encoding AAA-like domain protein, which translates into the protein MRSPKNSKPLDLTGVQAFVEQTAGPALGALAPTGPTTRPPIELLQPVEPITFEQVWNEIPAALWWNILQRKRVNELCPNDPEPEWRRYQSLRRRSPAPWGGEVFVGLQYRLDGPKPEARWPIFVPRDVFRHHSYILGLPGTGKTSQALAQLLVQLAEEHTDKDGRNHPPPPLLIIDLKEGGDNYLRSLASHIAAERNQTLRFFSNDPDYESLRFDPLYCLRSIHYPLKKAETILKALSLIYKEGYGSDFFTAEQHTQLLKTLYNDRPETLRQLIEYVDRDTRGSKKNKDARGLYSALAPLQYSFHLVSAEENTAGDELVDLDRFYENGEVLYVHLNSRSQSIDAKVIGKLVVFALMETAAERKKEGTARQVFVAIDEFQRLAAQNIVEVLEDSRSLQVGFLLSHQSPESLRTRETDLYRMIADLCSYKQFLSLTSSNIVEQLQMVSGRRIERREGGSEARSKGTGTSEGSTSGSSSSSGDSRADTSGWFTSPTTTIGSSHTSGSASSQSSSTSKTEGRTDTKSWREEAIPGLTPEAIAAVNGTPLLSLIHVHATDVESATPLGGLPTLVLGLYPFTPTEAEGMTKARWERKSVETDAYYQKARARVPADAVNRLRRNNPKPGTPSSEAPSGAGDTRSVDVEDHKERRELRRRIRLLAANFVDHMLPEARTVKDLSKSWGVSHSEIGRLAAEFDVSATGAEDVVPARVVRAIRRKLPPAPKDDPEKDNGPPQGSVV